In Paenarthrobacter sp. GOM3, a single window of DNA contains:
- a CDS encoding acyl-CoA synthetase: protein MKTATQDRYSELRNSHRWEVPELYNMAVDVADRHPRDKRALILESAVEGQREVSWGEIQDRSRQIAATLQQAGIKKGDRVAVLLPQRSDTPAAYLGVLRTGAILVTMSLLWAAEPIRFRLEDSGASVIIAEESAKHLFEDYEGKFIDIDSPAIKDAPTEFQDVETKADDPALIFYTSGTTGRAKGIVHAHRTLLGHNEFEYCHQLGDGDVFYGAGDWAWSLAKLMGPLRLGATHLVFRPSGGFDPAALLDSMSRHRVTSALVNPTFLRKMREDVPDAGTRFPLSLRTVCSSNEPLTPDLITWFEAQYGVTLLDYYGSTESYPLLGNYPDVPVKPGSMGRPLPGWEVRLLDENEQEVAAGETGEICLRARSNPQFPLGYWNMPEASATAFGGGWYHTKDQAYADDDGYFWFLGRTDDVIKTSGYRVGPYELEAVIRELDPVRDVSVTGVPDELRGQSIKAWIELMPGHAGGADLSETIVAHVKENFSRFAYPRFIEYVSALPKSATGKVQRAQLRELPHVVASPRLEGQQS from the coding sequence ATGAAAACAGCAACCCAAGACCGCTACTCCGAACTCCGGAACAGCCACCGCTGGGAGGTGCCGGAACTCTACAACATGGCCGTCGACGTCGCCGACCGGCACCCAAGGGACAAGCGCGCACTCATCCTGGAGTCCGCCGTCGAAGGTCAACGTGAGGTGAGCTGGGGCGAGATCCAGGACCGCTCGCGGCAGATCGCCGCCACTCTCCAACAGGCCGGCATCAAGAAGGGTGACCGGGTCGCCGTCCTGCTCCCGCAGAGGTCCGACACCCCGGCCGCGTACCTGGGTGTGCTCCGGACCGGAGCCATCCTGGTCACGATGTCCCTGCTGTGGGCGGCTGAGCCGATCCGCTTCCGGCTGGAGGACAGCGGCGCGTCGGTGATCATCGCCGAAGAGTCAGCGAAGCACCTCTTTGAAGACTACGAGGGCAAGTTCATCGACATTGACAGCCCGGCCATCAAAGATGCGCCCACAGAATTCCAGGACGTCGAAACCAAGGCCGACGACCCCGCCCTCATCTTCTACACCTCGGGCACCACCGGCCGCGCGAAAGGAATCGTCCACGCGCACCGGACGCTCCTCGGCCACAACGAGTTCGAGTACTGCCACCAGCTCGGCGACGGAGACGTGTTCTACGGCGCGGGGGACTGGGCCTGGTCGCTGGCCAAGCTCATGGGCCCGCTCAGGCTCGGCGCCACGCACCTGGTCTTCCGGCCAAGCGGCGGCTTCGACCCCGCAGCCCTGCTGGACAGCATGAGCCGCCACCGCGTTACCAGCGCGCTGGTCAACCCGACGTTCCTGCGCAAGATGCGCGAAGACGTGCCCGACGCCGGAACGCGCTTCCCGCTCTCCCTGCGGACGGTTTGTTCGTCCAATGAACCGCTGACGCCGGATTTGATCACATGGTTCGAAGCGCAGTACGGGGTGACCCTGCTCGATTACTACGGTTCCACAGAGTCGTACCCGCTGCTGGGCAACTACCCGGACGTCCCGGTGAAGCCCGGTTCCATGGGGCGTCCACTTCCTGGCTGGGAAGTCCGGTTATTGGACGAAAATGAGCAGGAAGTGGCCGCGGGCGAGACCGGCGAGATTTGCCTCCGCGCGCGATCCAACCCCCAATTTCCCTTGGGATACTGGAACATGCCGGAGGCGTCCGCCACCGCGTTCGGAGGCGGTTGGTACCACACCAAGGACCAGGCCTACGCGGACGATGACGGCTACTTCTGGTTCCTGGGGAGGACCGACGACGTCATCAAAACGTCCGGATACCGGGTTGGACCCTACGAGCTGGAGGCAGTCATTCGCGAGCTCGATCCCGTGCGAGACGTGTCCGTCACCGGTGTGCCCGACGAGCTCCGCGGCCAGTCCATCAAAGCCTGGATCGAGCTGATGCCCGGTCACGCTGGGGGAGCGGACCTGAGCGAAACAATCGTGGCTCACGTGAAGGAGAACTTCTCCCGCTTCGCGTACCCACGGTTCATTGAATACGTTTCCGCGCTGCCCAAGTCGGCCACCGGAAAAGTCCAGCGGGCCCAGCTCCGCGAACTCCCACACGTTGTAGCCTCTCCCCGCCTTGAAGGACAACAATCATGA
- a CDS encoding FG-GAP-like repeat-containing protein: MTVSSPRRLITAASLTLALFTISFSASPASAFPSAPNAIQVGSQPAGIAVDSGTGTAYVTNSTDNTVSVITSGKVTNTITVGDIPQGIAVDPGTHTVYVANSYSDSVSVLNENKVTATIPVGKRPLGIAVNPETHSVYVSNFDSSSVSVISGTTLKNTIKVGRGPFSLAVDTGNDTVIVANVTSSTLSVISAGNVVRTIASEWSPHSIAVDPGTHKIYVASSDAGVDAGLSIIDGNRGTEVISLPGRPHGVAVDPATHTVFVANNMSNQVWVINDGSVTGYLGVDWDPWNVVIDPKSHTLYTTNPGAGVVSMVEGNLTMAGPAFTAMTPPNTASIGSTYSYTFAATAQPPAKFKISSGSLPPGLTLDSTTRVLSGIPSVEGQHEFQVTASNIVGPNAVTSRLTIKVLPKALSKDFNGDASTDVLARDASGLLWLYPGNGQGGWLSAVRVGSGWSGMSAIASVLDFNGDRNMDVMARDTSGSLWLYPGNGKAGWLAPIKIGTGWNVMSELTSPGDFNGDTYTDLLARDTSGSLWLYPGNGKGSWLAPTKNGTGWNVMSQIN, from the coding sequence ATGACGGTCTCTTCCCCGCGGCGCTTAATTACCGCGGCATCACTCACCCTTGCGCTGTTCACCATTTCCTTCTCAGCATCCCCTGCCTCGGCGTTTCCTTCAGCCCCGAACGCAATACAGGTCGGATCCCAACCCGCTGGCATTGCTGTGGATTCGGGCACGGGGACGGCCTACGTCACTAATTCGACTGATAACACTGTTTCAGTAATAACTAGCGGAAAAGTCACCAACACCATCACTGTCGGCGATATACCACAAGGTATAGCAGTGGACCCGGGGACGCATACCGTCTATGTTGCTAATTCCTACAGCGACAGCGTCTCAGTGCTCAATGAAAATAAAGTGACTGCCACTATTCCAGTTGGCAAACGCCCTCTGGGAATTGCCGTTAATCCAGAAACGCATTCTGTCTACGTCAGTAACTTCGACAGCAGTTCCGTCTCGGTTATTTCCGGGACGACCTTGAAAAATACAATCAAAGTTGGCAGGGGGCCTTTCAGCCTTGCGGTCGACACTGGAAACGACACTGTCATTGTTGCCAACGTAACCAGCAGTACGTTGTCGGTAATTAGCGCGGGTAACGTTGTCCGCACCATCGCGTCGGAATGGAGCCCCCATTCAATCGCGGTGGATCCTGGAACGCACAAGATTTACGTAGCCAGCAGCGATGCAGGTGTCGATGCTGGCTTGTCGATTATCGACGGTAACAGAGGCACTGAGGTGATTTCACTACCCGGGCGCCCCCATGGAGTCGCCGTCGATCCGGCAACCCACACCGTTTTCGTCGCAAACAACATGAGCAACCAAGTTTGGGTGATTAATGACGGAAGTGTCACCGGTTACCTTGGAGTTGACTGGGATCCATGGAACGTGGTCATAGATCCTAAATCGCATACCCTGTACACCACTAACCCCGGCGCCGGCGTCGTCTCGATGGTGGAAGGCAATTTGACGATGGCAGGCCCTGCGTTCACGGCTATGACGCCTCCCAACACCGCATCAATCGGTTCCACCTATTCCTATACGTTCGCCGCGACTGCCCAGCCGCCCGCGAAGTTCAAGATTTCCAGTGGTTCACTTCCGCCCGGACTGACACTGGACAGCACGACCAGGGTACTTTCCGGGATTCCAAGCGTCGAAGGCCAGCATGAATTCCAGGTCACCGCGAGCAACATTGTGGGGCCGAATGCTGTTACGTCAAGATTGACGATTAAAGTGCTGCCAAAGGCCCTTTCAAAGGACTTTAATGGCGATGCCTCCACCGATGTCCTGGCTAGGGACGCCTCAGGCCTTCTGTGGCTCTACCCGGGCAATGGCCAAGGCGGCTGGCTTTCCGCCGTACGTGTCGGTAGCGGGTGGAGCGGCATGTCTGCCATTGCATCAGTTCTCGATTTCAATGGCGATCGCAACATGGATGTCATGGCCCGCGACACCAGCGGATCGCTCTGGCTCTACCCTGGAAACGGCAAAGCCGGCTGGCTCGCCCCAATAAAGATCGGAACCGGCTGGAACGTCATGAGCGAACTCACCAGCCCCGGCGACTTCAACGGCGACACATACACAGACCTCCTCGCCCGCGACACCAGCGGATCACTCTGGCTCTACCCCGGAAACGGCAAAGGCAGCTGGCTCGCACCCACCAAAAACGGAACCGGCTGGAACGTCATGTCACAAATTAATTAG
- a CDS encoding FG-GAP-like repeat-containing protein — MAIKSLRHAAAAISLSLAFLIAPSMTSTAVAEPAVTDWVPVGETPLEVALDPSTGTVYSTNSTSNTVSIIQGSTVTHTVPVGDRPWGIAVDTATHTVYVANTGSGTVSVIKGTSVTATVPVGGSPVAVAVDPSTHIAYVTNWSSKPGSTDTNHHLTIIKNEQVTTRVTVGYYPSDVAVDPGTHTVYVANQHSGTVSILNGTAVTKTLQLTEYGSFPLGVTVDPTSHTVYVANMMTQGMTVIKGDAVSAQIAVPGGARDVAIDPKTQTVYASVVNGAELGISVINGGVVTQRINTGGEVFGITVNPNTHTVYAATAKDEVLILDGATTAAVPVITSPATPPTATVGYEYSYRFEVTAAPPAPLSIISGSIPPGTSLDSATGTLSGLPTTAGKFTFRVSARNILGTSATSPTVTITVLPKPITKDFDGDNFTDVIARDASGSLLLFRGNSEGGTGGARVIGTGWNVMSAITTVLDFNGDRNMDVMARDTSGSLWLYPGNGKGSWLAPTKIGTGWNVMSELTSPGDFNGDTYTDLLARDTAGYLWNYRGNGKGGWLTPGAISSGWNGLSPIL; from the coding sequence ATGGCCATCAAATCCCTCCGGCATGCCGCTGCAGCGATATCGCTTTCGCTCGCGTTTCTTATTGCACCCTCGATGACATCAACCGCAGTGGCGGAACCAGCGGTGACCGATTGGGTGCCGGTAGGCGAGACTCCTCTAGAGGTGGCCCTCGATCCAAGCACCGGAACCGTCTACTCAACAAATTCCACTAGCAATACGGTTTCGATAATTCAGGGGAGTACCGTGACCCACACGGTACCCGTGGGCGATAGGCCTTGGGGTATCGCAGTGGATACTGCAACCCACACGGTTTATGTGGCAAACACTGGCTCCGGGACCGTTTCAGTGATCAAGGGAACCTCCGTGACCGCCACCGTGCCCGTCGGAGGTTCTCCTGTGGCCGTGGCGGTTGATCCTTCGACACACATTGCGTATGTCACTAACTGGAGCAGCAAGCCAGGCAGCACTGATACCAATCATCATCTGACGATCATCAAGAATGAACAAGTGACTACCCGCGTAACAGTGGGCTACTACCCTTCAGACGTGGCTGTAGACCCTGGAACCCACACTGTTTACGTGGCAAACCAGCACAGTGGGACCGTATCCATACTCAATGGGACTGCTGTGACTAAAACTCTGCAACTGACGGAGTACGGCAGCTTCCCTTTGGGTGTAACAGTTGATCCAACTAGCCACACTGTGTACGTGGCAAACATGATGACACAGGGGATGACAGTGATTAAGGGCGATGCCGTCTCGGCTCAAATCGCCGTTCCAGGAGGTGCCCGGGACGTCGCAATCGACCCGAAGACACAGACCGTGTATGCGAGCGTAGTCAACGGTGCAGAACTAGGAATATCTGTAATCAACGGTGGGGTGGTTACACAACGGATTAACACCGGTGGGGAGGTTTTTGGTATCACCGTCAATCCAAATACCCACACCGTCTATGCGGCCACTGCTAAGGACGAAGTTCTAATTCTGGACGGTGCCACCACCGCAGCGGTACCGGTTATAACTTCTCCGGCTACTCCTCCAACAGCGACGGTTGGATATGAATATTCATACCGTTTTGAGGTCACCGCTGCACCGCCGGCACCGTTGAGCATCATTTCTGGGTCGATCCCGCCAGGGACGTCTCTCGATTCTGCCACTGGTACGCTCAGCGGACTACCCACCACGGCGGGGAAGTTCACCTTCAGAGTTTCAGCCCGCAACATTCTCGGTACCAGCGCGACTTCGCCGACGGTAACGATCACTGTTCTGCCCAAACCGATAACCAAAGACTTTGACGGCGACAATTTTACGGACGTCATCGCTCGGGACGCATCCGGGTCGCTGTTGCTATTTCGAGGCAATTCCGAAGGTGGGACAGGCGGAGCTCGGGTAATCGGGACAGGCTGGAACGTAATGTCGGCAATCACTACAGTTCTCGATTTCAATGGCGATCGCAACATGGATGTCATGGCCCGAGACACCAGCGGCTCACTCTGGCTCTACCCCGGAAACGGCAAAGGCAGCTGGCTCGCACCCACCAAAATCGGAACCGGCTGGAACGTCATGAGCGAACTCACCAGCCCCGGCGACTTCAACGGCGACACATACACAGACCTCCTCGCCCGCGACACCGCCGGATATCTGTGGAACTATCGTGGTAACGGTAAAGGCGGGTGGCTTACTCCCGGCGCAATCAGCTCTGGTTGGAACGGCCTTTCACCGATCCTTTGA
- a CDS encoding enoyl-CoA hydratase/isomerase family protein, with amino-acid sequence MSQDVLFEQTGPIATITLNRPEKLNAWTEAMRSELIDYLEGLKGNDEVRTVILTGSGRAFCAGQDLAETASMNPEDHESAEAWIDGFDRLYRAVRNLDQITIAAVNGVAAGSGFQYSLLADLRVGDSKVRMGQPEVLSGIPSITGIWVMWSILGKSKTSQFVLTGELVDAAEAQRLGLLNYLADDGGVLAYAQELASRLSLLPPGAVRLTKNRLRSLEDDDLTDAMAEAKRVHREAYGTGEPQREMARFLAGRR; translated from the coding sequence ATGTCCCAGGACGTCCTCTTCGAACAGACCGGCCCCATCGCCACCATCACCCTGAACCGCCCGGAGAAGCTCAACGCCTGGACCGAAGCTATGCGCAGCGAACTCATCGACTACTTGGAAGGCCTCAAAGGCAACGACGAAGTCCGCACGGTCATCCTCACGGGCAGCGGCCGCGCGTTCTGCGCAGGTCAGGACCTGGCCGAGACCGCGTCCATGAACCCCGAGGACCACGAGTCCGCAGAAGCTTGGATCGACGGTTTCGACCGCCTCTACCGCGCCGTCCGCAACCTCGACCAGATCACCATCGCCGCGGTCAACGGCGTCGCCGCCGGCTCCGGCTTCCAGTACTCGCTCCTCGCCGACCTCCGCGTTGGCGATTCCAAAGTCCGTATGGGCCAGCCCGAAGTCCTCTCCGGCATCCCCAGCATCACTGGAATCTGGGTAATGTGGAGCATCCTCGGCAAGTCCAAGACCTCCCAATTCGTCCTCACCGGCGAGCTGGTGGACGCTGCAGAGGCTCAGCGTCTCGGCCTCCTTAACTACTTGGCGGACGACGGCGGCGTGCTGGCTTACGCCCAGGAACTCGCTTCGCGCTTGAGCCTCCTTCCTCCGGGTGCAGTCCGCCTGACCAAGAACCGCCTGCGCAGCCTCGAAGACGACGACCTCACCGACGCCATGGCCGAAGCCAAGCGCGTGCACCGCGAGGCCTACGGCACCGGCGAACCTCAGCGCGAGATGGCCCGCTTCCTCGCCGGCCGCCGCTGA
- a CDS encoding DUF5956 family protein — translation MVNMIHDPWECTDLQEPPQDWIRATENGWGALVVWAAGPGNVARVRLAPDDRYGSIARLFGDGKQRQQFRLTEADQSSIDDDIDAYLADAGIPPRPRGFNWFIRRPSGVDLDDDTFWSAIWDATTKRLPHEGLRPSMMTGPAKEAMASFYQD, via the coding sequence ATGGTGAACATGATTCATGACCCGTGGGAGTGCACTGACCTGCAGGAGCCTCCACAGGATTGGATACGTGCCACCGAGAACGGCTGGGGCGCCTTGGTCGTCTGGGCTGCTGGTCCTGGCAACGTTGCGAGAGTGCGCTTGGCACCGGATGACCGGTACGGTTCGATTGCCCGCCTATTCGGGGACGGAAAACAGAGACAGCAATTCCGGCTGACTGAAGCCGACCAGTCATCCATCGACGATGACATCGATGCCTATCTGGCCGACGCGGGAATCCCGCCGAGACCCCGCGGATTCAACTGGTTCATCCGTCGCCCGTCCGGCGTCGACCTTGACGACGATACGTTCTGGAGTGCCATCTGGGATGCCACAACAAAGCGACTTCCGCACGAAGGTTTGCGTCCGTCAATGATGACAGGACCCGCGAAGGAGGCCATGGCTAGCTTCTACCAGGACTGA
- a CDS encoding MFS transporter encodes MNTMTQKVAETDSSPRRSLKRVAAAAAVGNFVEWFDSAAYAVMSVTIAKLFFPDYSTTASLLAVWAIFAGGFIARPLGAAFFGRYGDRIGRNKMLGLCVVIMSAATFCIGILPTFAVIGVWAPILLFLFRAVQGFTTGGEYTGSSAFIVEYAPEGKRATYASIIPATVGLASVAGALLGVAITSTLSTADLQAWGWRVPFLLAAPLGLIGLYIRSRVDDTPVFRGLENKGEVAKRPLGDAIRMCSRQIFTLFGYSITNAIAYYLMSSYMIAYMTSSLGYSSAESMITSVITMLVYTAVCPLAARASDRYGRKRMLLVACVGFVVMTIPAFSIMPLGLGFAILGTSVLGALVAVIGTSNVPALVEMFPSSVRASGSAIGYTLAYVLFGGTAPFVATGLVAGFGSPLAPAFYLMGMALVSAVVVVLFFRETKDLSLSRTTVL; translated from the coding sequence ATGAATACGATGACCCAGAAAGTTGCTGAAACCGACTCTTCCCCGCGCCGCAGCTTGAAGCGCGTTGCCGCGGCAGCCGCCGTCGGAAATTTTGTTGAATGGTTCGACTCCGCGGCTTATGCGGTCATGTCCGTCACCATCGCGAAGCTCTTCTTCCCGGATTACAGCACGACGGCGTCACTCCTGGCCGTGTGGGCGATCTTCGCCGGCGGCTTCATCGCCAGGCCGCTCGGGGCTGCTTTCTTTGGACGCTACGGTGACCGGATTGGCCGCAACAAGATGCTCGGTCTGTGCGTGGTGATCATGAGCGCGGCGACGTTCTGCATCGGTATCCTGCCGACGTTCGCGGTGATCGGCGTATGGGCTCCGATCCTGCTCTTCCTGTTCCGGGCAGTTCAGGGTTTCACGACCGGTGGCGAGTACACGGGGTCGTCGGCGTTCATTGTGGAGTACGCGCCGGAAGGTAAGCGGGCGACGTATGCCAGCATTATCCCGGCGACTGTCGGTCTGGCATCGGTTGCCGGAGCGTTGCTGGGTGTTGCCATCACTTCCACTCTGAGTACGGCCGATCTTCAAGCCTGGGGCTGGCGGGTCCCGTTCCTGCTGGCTGCGCCACTTGGTTTGATCGGACTGTACATAAGGTCCAGGGTGGACGACACCCCGGTGTTCCGTGGCCTCGAAAATAAGGGCGAAGTGGCCAAGAGGCCCTTGGGTGACGCTATCCGGATGTGCTCCCGTCAGATCTTCACGCTCTTCGGTTACAGCATCACTAACGCCATTGCGTACTACCTGATGAGCAGTTACATGATCGCGTACATGACCTCGAGCCTTGGCTATTCCTCGGCAGAATCAATGATCACAAGTGTGATCACCATGCTGGTGTACACGGCGGTTTGCCCGTTGGCTGCACGGGCCAGTGACCGGTACGGCCGGAAACGGATGCTGCTGGTGGCCTGCGTTGGCTTTGTGGTGATGACCATTCCGGCGTTCTCCATCATGCCTCTGGGTCTCGGGTTCGCGATCCTGGGCACGAGTGTTCTTGGTGCTTTGGTAGCCGTCATCGGAACGTCCAACGTGCCGGCACTGGTGGAGATGTTCCCGTCATCAGTCCGGGCTTCGGGCTCCGCGATTGGCTACACGCTGGCCTATGTCCTGTTCGGTGGGACGGCCCCGTTTGTGGCAACCGGCTTGGTAGCTGGCTTTGGATCCCCGCTTGCTCCGGCCTTCTACCTGATGGGCATGGCTCTGGTGTCTGCGGTTGTTGTGGTCCTGTTCTTCCGCGAGACCAAGGACCTGTCGTTGTCGCGGACCACGGTTCTGTAG
- a CDS encoding ThuA domain-containing protein produces the protein MTDTKLKIVVWNEAVHEARNEPATIGEMYPEGIHGAIAAGLRGFYPDSEISTATLADPEHGLSEEVLEQTDVLLWWGHIAHGEVADEVVERVQRHVLGGMGLVVLHSGHFAKIFTRLLGTTCSLKWRNEGERELVWTVKPSHPIAAGIESPIVIPQQEMYGELFDIPEPDDLIFISSFTGGEVFRSGVTFSRGKGRIFYFSPGDQEYPVYHQPQIQRVIANGVGWVAQPGVFREAPEVSNPARGWFED, from the coding sequence ATGACTGATACGAAACTGAAGATTGTTGTCTGGAACGAGGCAGTGCACGAGGCCCGCAACGAGCCTGCAACCATCGGGGAGATGTACCCGGAGGGGATCCACGGCGCCATTGCTGCCGGGCTCCGTGGGTTCTACCCGGACTCCGAAATCAGCACGGCCACCTTGGCCGATCCCGAGCATGGACTTTCCGAGGAAGTTCTGGAGCAGACCGACGTGCTGCTGTGGTGGGGACACATCGCCCATGGAGAAGTAGCCGACGAAGTGGTGGAGCGCGTGCAGCGGCATGTGCTTGGCGGAATGGGCTTGGTGGTCCTGCACTCGGGACACTTCGCCAAGATCTTCACTCGATTGTTGGGCACCACGTGTTCCCTGAAGTGGCGCAACGAGGGCGAACGGGAACTCGTGTGGACGGTCAAGCCTTCGCACCCGATTGCAGCCGGTATTGAAAGCCCGATCGTCATTCCGCAGCAGGAAATGTACGGCGAACTGTTCGACATCCCCGAGCCCGATGACCTGATCTTCATCAGCTCGTTCACCGGGGGAGAGGTGTTCCGCTCGGGAGTGACGTTCTCGCGCGGCAAGGGTCGGATCTTCTACTTCAGCCCCGGCGACCAGGAATACCCGGTGTACCACCAGCCGCAGATCCAAAGGGTCATCGCCAACGGCGTCGGCTGGGTGGCCCAGCCCGGTGTCTTCCGGGAAGCCCCCGAGGTCTCCAACCCGGCCCGGGGTTGGTTCGAGGACTAG
- a CDS encoding Gfo/Idh/MocA family protein yields MTISTLPAGRPLGVAAIGYAFMGKAHSNAWRNVASFFDVPAFEQTVLVGRDALAVAEAAAKYGWAESATDWRSVIARDDIDIVDICAPGWMHAEIAIAALEAGKHVLVEKPLANTLGEAELMAEAATSARDQGVQSMVGFNYRRVPALALARELIAEGRLGTVRHVRAAYLQDWLSDVDAPMSWRLRKETAGSGALGDIASHAIDQVQHLTGQTVTEVTGTLRTFVTERPGAAGLEKVTVDDAAWATLGLTGGLSASVEASRVATGQKNSLKIEIYGSLGSLTFDLENLNELGFLDATLPVREQGFRRILVNAPEHPYAAAWWPQGHIIGWEHTFTHQVRDFLLAVRDGSQPSPSFDDGLQIQRVLAAVEESARNRSTVTEVAGADSERTGDLRSWARSN; encoded by the coding sequence ATGACTATCTCCACTCTTCCCGCGGGCCGTCCTCTGGGCGTTGCCGCGATCGGCTACGCGTTCATGGGGAAGGCCCACTCGAATGCGTGGCGGAATGTGGCCAGTTTCTTCGACGTCCCGGCCTTCGAGCAGACGGTGCTCGTGGGCCGGGACGCCTTAGCGGTGGCTGAGGCTGCCGCCAAGTATGGCTGGGCCGAGTCCGCCACTGACTGGCGTTCCGTAATAGCCCGGGACGACATCGACATTGTGGACATCTGCGCTCCGGGTTGGATGCACGCGGAGATCGCTATTGCCGCGCTGGAAGCGGGCAAGCATGTGCTCGTGGAAAAGCCGCTGGCCAACACGCTGGGAGAGGCTGAATTGATGGCGGAAGCGGCCACCTCGGCCCGGGATCAGGGCGTGCAGTCGATGGTCGGGTTCAATTACCGCCGCGTGCCTGCGCTGGCATTGGCCCGTGAACTGATTGCCGAAGGGCGTCTCGGAACCGTGCGGCACGTGCGTGCCGCTTACCTCCAGGACTGGCTTTCCGACGTCGACGCCCCCATGAGTTGGCGGCTCCGGAAGGAAACGGCCGGTTCCGGGGCGCTGGGCGATATCGCCTCCCACGCCATCGACCAGGTCCAGCACCTCACCGGGCAGACCGTCACTGAAGTGACGGGGACGCTGCGGACCTTTGTGACCGAACGCCCCGGTGCCGCTGGGCTGGAGAAAGTGACAGTCGACGACGCCGCGTGGGCCACCTTGGGCCTGACCGGCGGCCTCAGCGCGTCGGTAGAAGCGTCACGAGTGGCTACCGGGCAGAAGAACTCTTTGAAGATAGAGATCTACGGGTCTTTGGGTTCGTTGACGTTCGACCTGGAGAACCTCAACGAGCTCGGCTTCCTGGACGCCACGCTTCCCGTGCGGGAACAGGGCTTCCGGCGGATCCTGGTCAACGCGCCCGAGCACCCTTACGCTGCGGCGTGGTGGCCGCAGGGGCACATCATCGGTTGGGAGCACACCTTTACGCACCAGGTTCGCGACTTCCTCCTGGCCGTCCGCGACGGAAGCCAGCCGTCGCCGTCGTTCGACGACGGCCTCCAGATCCAGCGGGTGCTGGCCGCAGTCGAAGAGTCGGCGCGGAACAGAAGCACGGTGACTGAGGTTGCTGGTGCCGACAGCGAGCGAACCGGAGATCTGAGGTCTTGGGCGCGAAGTAATTAG
- a CDS encoding LysR substrate-binding domain-containing protein, whose product MDLHHLKYFVVLSEELHFGRAAQRLHMAQPPLSQRIKDLEKELGVQLFHRRRTGVELSEAGALLLEHARGVLDHVAMAQESMRRIRPGASGILQVAVPPDTNPVALSTMVSSFAASAPDVLLNLHELTTVEQVERLRDGELDVAVVRHPLSSVGFESGPVFSRALGVVMNASHPLASASSVRLGELAGSPLIIFPRHMAPTLYDSFLHTCRDAGYLPAAIVHARNQHFTHGLIMAGRGVHFNEEPWTPLPAGIVWRPLVGDPLAWRTSALWLKSRRSAETDAFVVAVGAGLEAGGHR is encoded by the coding sequence ATGGATCTCCACCATCTCAAGTACTTCGTGGTGCTCTCCGAGGAGCTGCATTTTGGCCGCGCGGCCCAGCGATTGCACATGGCCCAACCGCCACTTTCGCAACGGATCAAGGACCTGGAGAAAGAGCTCGGGGTTCAACTGTTTCACCGGCGGCGCACAGGCGTGGAGCTGTCTGAAGCCGGGGCTTTGCTGTTGGAGCATGCGCGTGGGGTGCTGGATCACGTGGCGATGGCGCAGGAGTCGATGCGGCGGATCCGGCCAGGCGCATCGGGCATCCTGCAGGTGGCGGTGCCGCCGGACACGAACCCCGTGGCCCTGTCCACGATGGTTTCTTCGTTCGCTGCGTCTGCGCCTGACGTTCTGCTGAACCTGCATGAGCTCACCACCGTTGAGCAGGTCGAGCGACTGCGCGACGGCGAACTGGACGTCGCGGTGGTCCGTCACCCTTTGAGCAGCGTGGGTTTCGAGTCGGGGCCGGTGTTCTCGCGGGCGCTGGGCGTGGTGATGAATGCTTCGCACCCGCTCGCTTCTGCTTCTTCCGTGCGCTTAGGCGAATTGGCGGGGAGCCCGCTAATCATCTTCCCCCGGCACATGGCACCGACCTTGTACGACTCGTTCCTGCACACGTGCCGGGATGCCGGGTATCTTCCCGCGGCGATTGTGCACGCACGGAACCAGCACTTCACCCACGGGCTGATCATGGCCGGCCGTGGGGTGCACTTCAATGAGGAGCCGTGGACTCCGTTGCCCGCAGGTATTGTGTGGCGTCCTTTGGTTGGTGATCCCCTGGCGTGGCGGACGTCGGCACTGTGGCTGAAGAGCCGACGGTCAGCGGAGACGGACGCTTTTGTTGTGGCTGTGGGTGCGGGATTGGAAGCGGGCGGGCACAGGTAA